In Candidatus Methylomirabilota bacterium, one DNA window encodes the following:
- a CDS encoding alpha/beta hydrolase: MNLLRPIDRYITVNDLRLHVLDWGGEGRTPLLLLHGFTGHAHAWDTLSIALQPHFHVYAMDQRGHGESDPADIYHPIAAYDDLTGVVDELSLRSFVMVGLSMGGRNAMYFASKRPDAVQKLVIVDIGPEVSKRMAQAPPGPPEPETWESIEQAAQHLHRGNPHPGIHYFRWVASHSLKQRPDGKLVWGWHPSIKEKRAQLDIDWWGVLQTIPVPTLVLRGEESMVLDREVAERMAQQLPRGKFVEIPRAVHTLHEDNPDAVLAALKEFLGF; this comes from the coding sequence ATGAATCTCTTGCGCCCCATCGACCGCTACATCACGGTCAACGATCTGCGGCTCCACGTTCTCGACTGGGGCGGCGAGGGCCGCACGCCGCTCCTGCTCCTGCACGGCTTCACGGGCCATGCCCATGCCTGGGACACTCTCAGCATCGCGCTCCAGCCTCACTTCCACGTCTATGCCATGGACCAGCGCGGGCACGGCGAGAGCGATCCCGCGGACATCTACCATCCCATCGCGGCCTACGATGACCTGACCGGCGTGGTGGACGAGCTCAGCCTCCGATCATTCGTGATGGTCGGCCTCTCCATGGGCGGGCGCAATGCGATGTACTTCGCCTCCAAGCGGCCCGATGCCGTGCAGAAGCTCGTCATCGTCGATATCGGGCCCGAGGTCAGCAAGCGCATGGCCCAGGCGCCGCCCGGCCCTCCGGAGCCGGAGACGTGGGAGAGCATCGAGCAGGCCGCCCAGCACCTGCACCGAGGCAACCCGCATCCCGGCATCCACTATTTCCGCTGGGTGGCCTCGCACAGCCTCAAGCAGCGCCCCGACGGCAAGCTGGTGTGGGGCTGGCATCCCAGCATCAAGGAGAAGCGAGCCCAGCTCGACATCGACTGGTGGGGCGTGCTGCAGACGATTCCCGTGCCGACTCTGGTGCTGCGCGGCGAGGAGAGCATGGTTCTCGACCGCGAGGTCGCCGAGCGGATGGCCCAGCAGCTCCCCCGGGGGAAGTTCGTCGAGATCCCGCGGGCCGTCCACACGCTGCATGAAGACAATCCCGACGCGGTGCTCGCCGCCCTGAAGGAGTTCCTGGGCTTTTGA
- a CDS encoding cupin domain-containing protein: protein MPTTETPFSISISHLADGPSPPSAANSTWPNVLHTRVADLVAKMGPAPWAKRIIADERNLVTLIASAPGGGNRPHWHREFDEWWVVLAGTLEWELTGGVVVQGQKDDIVWVPRGTVHHIRNVGQDLSLRLAVAMPPAMHYFSPCEQCGFTDDGPREWHA from the coding sequence ATGCCTACTACAGAAACACCATTCTCCATCTCAATTAGCCATCTGGCGGACGGGCCGAGCCCGCCCAGCGCTGCCAACTCGACCTGGCCCAACGTGCTCCACACGCGCGTGGCGGATCTGGTCGCGAAGATGGGGCCCGCTCCGTGGGCGAAGCGGATCATCGCCGACGAGCGCAACCTCGTCACCCTGATCGCGAGCGCGCCCGGCGGCGGCAATCGCCCCCACTGGCATCGCGAGTTCGACGAATGGTGGGTGGTGCTCGCGGGAACTCTCGAGTGGGAGCTGACGGGCGGTGTCGTCGTGCAGGGCCAGAAGGACGACATCGTGTGGGTGCCGCGAGGGACCGTGCACCACATCCGCAATGTCGGCCAGGATCTTTCGCTTCGCCTTGCCGTGGCCATGCCGCCGGCCATGCACTACTTCAGCCCATGCGAGCAGTGCGGCTTCACCGACGACGGTCCGCGCGAATGGCACGCATGA
- a CDS encoding polysaccharide deacetylase, giving the protein MRYRWPDGKQSAVVLSFDFDAESGFLFREPEKAKRSLGDLEERRFGPRVGVDRILALLDKLKLRASFFIPGWTVENHLAPSKRIRDAGHEVGAHGNVHEAVGFLDATQEERIMQEQLAILRDQLGVKPAGYRSPSWDVNVWTPGILKRHGFLYDTSLMGNDIPYEIDSEDGPLVEVPVQWLLDDAPLFRHVYGSTNAIADPGRVLQMWSKEFAAMHAENGCFVLTCHPFVSGRASRIALLADLVAFMRRSRGVWFTTCEEVARWHASGKGAAVAKSRPAKASRKRA; this is encoded by the coding sequence ATGCGCTATCGGTGGCCGGACGGCAAGCAATCCGCGGTGGTGCTGTCCTTCGACTTCGACGCCGAGTCGGGATTTCTCTTCCGCGAGCCGGAAAAGGCCAAGCGGAGCCTGGGCGACCTCGAGGAGCGTCGCTTCGGGCCCCGGGTCGGGGTGGACCGGATTCTCGCCCTGCTCGACAAGCTGAAGCTCCGCGCCAGCTTCTTTATTCCTGGCTGGACGGTCGAGAATCACCTCGCCCCGTCCAAGCGGATCCGCGACGCGGGGCACGAGGTGGGCGCCCATGGGAATGTCCACGAGGCCGTGGGCTTCCTCGACGCCACGCAGGAAGAGCGGATCATGCAGGAGCAGCTCGCCATCCTGCGCGATCAGCTCGGCGTCAAGCCGGCCGGCTACCGCTCGCCATCATGGGACGTGAATGTCTGGACCCCGGGCATCCTGAAGCGTCACGGCTTTCTCTACGACACCTCGCTCATGGGCAATGACATCCCCTACGAGATCGACAGCGAGGACGGGCCGCTCGTCGAGGTGCCGGTGCAGTGGCTGCTGGACGACGCGCCGCTCTTCCGCCATGTGTACGGGTCCACGAATGCCATCGCCGACCCGGGCCGGGTGCTGCAGATGTGGAGCAAGGAGTTCGCCGCGATGCACGCGGAGAACGGCTGCTTCGTCCTGACCTGCCATCCCTTCGTGAGCGGGCGCGCCTCGCGGATCGCCCTCCTCGCGGACCTCGTGGCCTTCATGCGCCGCTCCCGCGGCGTGTGGTTCACCACGTGCGAGGAGGTGGCGCGCTGGCACGCGAGCGGCAAGGGCGCCGCCGTCGCGAAATCCCGGCCCGCGAAGGCTTCGCGAAAGAGAGCATAG
- a CDS encoding glucose 1-dehydrogenase has protein sequence MTGGGRLAGRVALVTGASRGFGRAIALAFAREGARVAVNYLASRREADEAVAEAGRLGAEAIALQGDVARDDDARSLVKSTLDRFGRLDILVNNAGIMVRGALLQVPVDAYQRMFDINVTGTILCTSHALPSMIENGYGRIINLSTQLAQRAVGGGGFAAYAATKGAIEALTRALASEVGAHGITVNAIAPGGIETDMSKDVMTPEYRSRRLAELPLRRFGSVEDVAYCAVVLAADEAGYLTGQILHPSGGWVSG, from the coding sequence GTGACGGGCGGGGGACGGCTAGCCGGCCGCGTCGCGCTCGTCACGGGCGCCAGCCGCGGCTTCGGGCGGGCCATCGCGCTGGCCTTCGCCCGCGAAGGGGCGCGGGTGGCCGTGAACTACCTGGCGAGCCGGCGGGAGGCCGACGAGGCTGTCGCGGAAGCCGGCCGGCTGGGCGCCGAGGCCATCGCCCTCCAGGGCGACGTGGCGCGCGACGACGATGCGCGCTCTCTCGTCAAGTCGACGCTCGATCGATTCGGCCGCCTGGATATCCTCGTCAACAACGCCGGCATCATGGTGCGGGGCGCGCTCCTCCAGGTGCCCGTGGACGCGTACCAGCGCATGTTCGACATCAACGTCACCGGCACCATTCTGTGCACGAGTCACGCACTGCCGTCGATGATCGAGAACGGCTACGGGCGCATCATCAATCTGTCCACGCAGCTCGCCCAGCGCGCGGTCGGCGGTGGCGGCTTCGCGGCCTACGCCGCGACCAAGGGCGCCATCGAGGCGCTCACCCGTGCCCTTGCCTCGGAGGTGGGAGCCCACGGGATCACCGTGAATGCCATCGCCCCCGGCGGGATCGAGACCGACATGAGCAAGGACGTCATGACGCCGGAGTACCGGTCGCGACGGCTGGCCGAGCTGCCGCTGCGCCGCTTCGGCAGCGTGGAGGATGTCGCCTACTGCGCGGTGGTTCTAGCCGCCGACGAGGCCGGCTATCTCACGGGTCAGATACTCCACCCGAGCGGCGGCTGGGTCTCGGGATGA
- a CDS encoding polysaccharide deacetylase, whose product MTQPVQWPEGARCAIMMTFDLDGESPWIHRDPALAERPLHMSMGAYGPKTGMPRILELLDRYGVKTCFFIPGWIVERYPALCEDIVRRGHEVGHHGYLHEKPFFMKDREEEEELLVKSLDIFKKILGAKPLGARAPSADPSRHTMDLLKKHGFVYHSNALDTDLPYCHETPHGPLVEFPTAWCNNDAPFFLFSSVPPVGNGIWSQEDVWEIWSEEFEGMYAEGGFFNWLGHPQVVGRPSRMRMVERLIQRIVGKKDVWWPRPVELARFWLEQGPSGAAR is encoded by the coding sequence ATGACCCAGCCCGTGCAGTGGCCCGAGGGCGCCCGCTGCGCCATCATGATGACCTTCGATCTCGACGGCGAGAGTCCCTGGATCCACCGCGATCCCGCCCTCGCCGAGCGGCCGCTGCACATGTCGATGGGCGCCTATGGTCCCAAGACCGGCATGCCGCGCATCCTGGAGCTGCTGGACCGGTACGGGGTCAAGACCTGCTTTTTCATTCCGGGATGGATCGTCGAGCGCTATCCGGCGCTCTGCGAGGACATCGTGCGCCGGGGCCACGAGGTGGGGCACCACGGCTACCTGCACGAGAAGCCCTTCTTCATGAAGGACCGCGAGGAGGAGGAGGAGCTGCTCGTCAAGAGCCTGGACATCTTCAAGAAGATCCTGGGCGCCAAGCCGCTCGGGGCGCGGGCGCCCTCCGCCGATCCGAGCCGGCACACCATGGACCTGCTCAAGAAGCACGGGTTCGTCTATCACAGCAATGCCCTCGATACGGACCTGCCGTACTGTCACGAGACGCCCCACGGCCCGCTCGTGGAGTTTCCCACCGCCTGGTGCAACAACGACGCGCCCTTCTTCCTGTTCAGCTCGGTGCCGCCGGTGGGCAATGGTATCTGGAGCCAGGAAGACGTCTGGGAGATCTGGTCCGAGGAGTTCGAGGGCATGTACGCGGAAGGCGGCTTCTTCAACTGGCTCGGCCATCCCCAGGTGGTGGGCCGGCCCTCGCGCATGCGCATGGTCGAGCGCCTCATCCAGAGAATCGTCGGCAAGAAGGACGTGTGGTGGCCCCGCCCCGTCGAGCTCGCGCGGTTCTGGCTCGAGCAGGGCCCGAGCGGCGCGGCACGGTGA
- a CDS encoding MBL fold metallo-hydrolase: MPKNVIRVGNVEIMSLSDGMLEFDLCNFFPTIPEDNWQGHESDLTEEHKVRFNLGSFLIRSQGRTILVDTGLGPKPADAPDVPWGQLMRDFQDNGVRPDEVDMVVLTHLHRDHVGWNLMPQGERYVPTFPNARYWMSTKDWEVCHEPEVQPQRFPNAPTCVWPLADLGLIELMDGEHSITPELTALPTPGHTPGHMSILITSQGERALVLGDAAHNPVQLHETDWVSRADMDPELTRHTRRVLMERLEREEIIVAAGHFKAPGFGKVIRLQGRRYWQVL, translated from the coding sequence GTGCCAAAGAATGTCATCCGCGTAGGCAATGTCGAGATCATGTCGCTGTCGGACGGCATGCTCGAGTTCGATCTCTGTAATTTCTTCCCGACCATTCCCGAGGACAACTGGCAGGGCCATGAGTCCGACCTGACCGAGGAGCACAAGGTCCGCTTCAACCTCGGCTCCTTTCTGATCCGCTCGCAAGGACGGACCATCCTCGTCGACACGGGCCTCGGGCCCAAGCCGGCGGACGCGCCCGATGTCCCGTGGGGTCAGCTCATGCGTGACTTTCAGGACAATGGCGTGCGCCCGGACGAGGTGGACATGGTCGTGCTGACCCACCTCCACCGCGACCACGTCGGCTGGAACCTGATGCCGCAGGGCGAGCGATACGTCCCGACTTTCCCGAATGCGCGCTACTGGATGAGCACGAAGGATTGGGAGGTGTGCCACGAGCCGGAAGTCCAGCCGCAGCGCTTTCCCAATGCCCCCACCTGCGTCTGGCCCCTGGCCGACCTCGGTCTGATCGAGCTGATGGATGGGGAGCACAGCATCACGCCCGAGCTGACCGCGCTGCCCACCCCTGGTCACACGCCGGGGCACATGAGCATCCTGATCACCTCGCAAGGCGAGCGCGCGCTCGTCCTGGGAGACGCCGCCCACAACCCGGTGCAGCTCCACGAGACGGACTGGGTCTCGCGGGCCGACATGGATCCCGAGCTGACGCGCCATACGCGACGGGTCCTCATGGAACGCCTGGAGCGCGAAGAGATCATCGTGGCGGCCGGACACTTCAAGGCGCCCGGCTTCGGCAAGGTGATACGCCTCCAGGGCCGCCGCTACTGGCAAGTCCTCTAG
- a CDS encoding amidohydrolase family protein: MTTRRAALGRIITFCLAAVGCRAGVEGSRANEGRDVLVIAGARIYPSPSEPPISNGTVVASDGLITSVGPRDRVRVPARATVLDGAGLTVTAGFCNAHVHFTEARWQAADSASAPELTASLRAMLTRWGVVRVVDTGSPFANTLALRRRIESGEIAGPHITLASGSFVPVGGSPYYVLPTRLPELANPEQARQAVEGLLDIGGIEAVKLFTGSWASRESIVVMPVDIVRAAAEAAHRRGKLVFSHPSNSAGARAALEGSVDVLAHTFPSGPDWDRTLPRRMREANMALIPTLKLWPWELGRLGVPAAGLERVQGNAQAQLRAFMEAGGQLLFGTDVGYMTDYDPTDEYLLLERAGLSFPDVLSALTTAPARRLATERGAGLVAVGSPADLVVLERDPATDIRALADVRYTIRRGRVIYERGR; this comes from the coding sequence ATGACGACGAGACGGGCCGCCCTGGGAAGGATCATCACGTTCTGCCTGGCCGCCGTCGGCTGTCGCGCGGGGGTGGAGGGCTCGCGCGCGAACGAAGGGCGCGATGTGTTGGTGATCGCGGGCGCCCGGATCTATCCCTCCCCCTCCGAGCCGCCGATCTCGAATGGGACGGTGGTCGCCAGCGATGGCCTCATCACCTCGGTGGGCCCTCGCGATCGCGTCCGCGTCCCCGCGCGGGCCACGGTGCTCGACGGCGCCGGGCTCACCGTCACCGCCGGCTTCTGCAATGCGCACGTGCACTTCACGGAAGCCAGGTGGCAGGCCGCCGATTCCGCGTCCGCGCCAGAGCTGACCGCCTCGCTCCGCGCGATGCTGACCCGCTGGGGAGTGGTCCGCGTGGTTGACACCGGCTCGCCGTTCGCCAATACGCTGGCCCTGCGGCGAAGGATCGAGAGCGGGGAGATCGCCGGCCCGCACATCACGCTCGCCAGCGGCAGCTTCGTCCCCGTCGGCGGCAGCCCCTATTACGTGCTGCCCACACGCCTGCCCGAGCTGGCCAACCCCGAACAGGCCAGGCAAGCTGTCGAGGGTCTCCTGGACATCGGAGGCATCGAGGCGGTCAAGCTCTTCACGGGCTCCTGGGCGAGTCGCGAATCCATCGTGGTAATGCCCGTCGATATCGTCCGGGCCGCCGCGGAGGCGGCGCATCGGCGCGGGAAGCTGGTCTTCTCTCACCCCTCCAACAGCGCGGGGGCGCGGGCGGCGCTCGAGGGCAGCGTCGACGTGCTCGCCCACACCTTCCCATCGGGTCCGGACTGGGACCGTACGCTGCCGCGCCGGATGCGCGAGGCCAACATGGCTTTGATACCCACGCTCAAGCTCTGGCCCTGGGAGCTGGGGCGGCTCGGCGTCCCTGCGGCGGGCCTCGAGCGGGTCCAGGGCAATGCCCAGGCCCAGCTCCGCGCCTTCATGGAGGCGGGCGGGCAGCTTCTCTTCGGCACCGATGTCGGCTACATGACCGACTACGATCCCACCGACGAATACCTCTTGCTGGAGCGCGCCGGACTCTCGTTCCCCGATGTTCTGTCAGCTCTGACCACGGCGCCCGCCCGGCGCCTGGCCACGGAACGCGGGGCGGGGCTCGTGGCGGTCGGGAGCCCGGCCGATCTCGTCGTGCTCGAGCGAGATCCGGCCACCGATATCCGGGCTCTCGCTGATGTGCGATACACGATCCGGCGGGGACGCGTGATCTACGAGCGAGGGCGATAG
- a CDS encoding carbohydrate ABC transporter permease, translating into MVSGAILWLLPAVWVLVTSLKLTENIIRVPPEWIPWPATLVHYGEVLFSSSRTARIGRAFLNSAIVSVGAVILVVLTSAMAAYPLARMRFRGRNLIFAVLVGSLMIPNAVVLVPQYILTQRLGWLSTYQGLIVPEAAMTFAFGVFLLRQFFLTMPAELEDAARIDGAGPWRIFTRILLPLSQPALGALAIFAFRSAWNDFLWPLIAVNKPEMFPLPVALALLRGAYSSESYGPIMAGATLSALPLLVVFLLANRRIIEGTRVSGLKG; encoded by the coding sequence ATGGTCTCGGGCGCCATCCTGTGGCTCCTGCCCGCCGTCTGGGTCCTCGTGACCTCGCTCAAGCTGACCGAGAACATCATCAGGGTGCCCCCCGAATGGATTCCCTGGCCCGCCACCCTCGTGCACTACGGCGAGGTCTTGTTCAGCAGCTCGCGGACGGCGCGGATCGGCCGCGCATTCCTCAACAGCGCGATCGTCTCGGTGGGGGCGGTGATCCTGGTCGTCCTCACGAGCGCCATGGCCGCCTACCCCCTGGCGCGGATGCGCTTCCGGGGCCGCAATCTGATCTTCGCCGTCCTCGTGGGTAGCCTGATGATCCCCAATGCCGTGGTGCTGGTGCCTCAGTACATCCTGACCCAGCGCCTCGGATGGCTGAGCACCTATCAGGGCCTCATCGTGCCGGAAGCCGCCATGACCTTCGCCTTCGGGGTATTCCTGCTCCGTCAGTTCTTCCTGACCATGCCCGCCGAGCTCGAGGACGCGGCGCGGATCGACGGCGCCGGTCCCTGGCGCATCTTCACGCGCATCCTCCTGCCGCTCTCTCAGCCCGCGCTGGGGGCCCTGGCCATCTTCGCGTTTCGATCGGCGTGGAACGATTTCCTCTGGCCCCTCATCGCGGTGAACAAGCCCGAGATGTTTCCGTTGCCCGTCGCCCTCGCCCTCCTGCGGGGCGCCTACAGCTCCGAGTCGTACGGCCCCATCATGGCCGGGGCCACCCTCAGCGCCCTGCCCCTGCTCGTCGTCTTCCTCCTGGCCAACCGTCGCATCATCGAGGGCACCCGGGTGAGCGGCCTCAAGGGCTAG
- a CDS encoding sugar ABC transporter permease, translated as MSSRRRPWLRRGALTPYLFLAPGLALFVAFRVYPLLDGLRLSFTNARLGRAQYAFVGLANYDKLLEDTRFHVSLVNTAFYAMASTLPILAIPLLLAVALNRGVALRTFLRSAFFFPFTLSVVTVGLTWLWLLDPVVGPFNYYLKALGLPVRSWLADPTTAMWAIIVTSVWWVTGYYLVIYLAGLQDIPRELYEAAALDGAGGGRAFWAITLPLLRPVFLFVFVTHVIGSFQIFGQVFILTQGGPGDATRTVVQHLYETAFQNFFHFGSASAMAWVLFALILVFSLLQFRLLRGHTQY; from the coding sequence GTGAGCTCGCGACGGCGTCCGTGGCTCCGCAGGGGCGCGCTGACCCCGTATTTGTTCCTGGCGCCGGGGCTCGCCCTGTTCGTGGCCTTCCGCGTGTACCCGCTGCTCGACGGCCTGCGCCTTTCCTTCACGAATGCCCGGCTCGGCCGCGCGCAATACGCGTTCGTCGGGCTCGCGAACTACGACAAGCTCCTCGAGGACACGCGCTTCCACGTGAGCCTCGTGAATACCGCGTTCTACGCCATGGCGAGCACGCTGCCCATCCTGGCCATTCCGCTCCTGCTCGCCGTCGCGCTCAACCGCGGGGTCGCCCTTCGAACATTTCTCCGGAGCGCGTTCTTCTTTCCCTTCACCCTGTCCGTGGTCACGGTGGGGCTCACCTGGCTCTGGCTCCTCGATCCGGTGGTAGGGCCCTTCAACTACTACCTGAAGGCGCTCGGGCTCCCCGTCCGCTCCTGGCTGGCGGATCCCACCACCGCCATGTGGGCCATCATCGTGACGTCGGTCTGGTGGGTGACGGGCTACTACCTCGTGATCTACCTGGCCGGACTTCAAGACATACCCCGCGAGCTCTACGAGGCCGCGGCCCTCGACGGCGCGGGTGGGGGGCGGGCCTTCTGGGCCATCACGCTGCCGCTGCTCCGTCCGGTCTTCCTCTTCGTCTTCGTCACCCACGTCATCGGCTCGTTCCAGATCTTCGGGCAGGTGTTCATCCTGACCCAGGGGGGGCCGGGGGATGCCACGCGGACGGTGGTGCAGCACCTGTACGAGACGGCCTTCCAGAACTTCTTCCACTTCGGCTCCGCCTCGGCCATGGCCTGGGTGCTCTTCGCCCTGATTCTCGTCTTCTCCCTGCTTCAGTTCCGGCTCCTGCGCGGGCACACGCAGTACTGA
- a CDS encoding extracellular solute-binding protein: protein MDRALSKVDRRAFLRAAAGATASLPVITHRASAQAKPTISYWNGLTGADGKVMDELNDQFTRDTGIRIEQQRIPWADLYAKLQVAVPSGQGPDLALIHTIEVPHFASDSVLEAIDEARATTKGFRGEDYLPSTWQGGLYQGKRYALPLDVPQHLLYLNVKVMRDAGLVGSDGKPKIPASRVELLAMAKQITKGDTFGFSIGTVNPGKYTWGFQNLLWQNGANVYASDLKRSALAEPAAIEVAEFWGAIHAQHKIALPANASCRDAFIAGKLGIWIAGSWNFTGLREAKVDFAVSPVPRLFKQPVVWSMPHQFTFPKPTAVDAAKREAAWAYMRWISDHVAEWTLKAGQVSALRKPHSDPRITGDPVLRTLLAQAPNWQGGQPTPKWVAAENLTRPVIESVYIGQKPAAAAMQDLTRQINALPD, encoded by the coding sequence ATGGACCGGGCCCTGAGCAAGGTCGACCGTCGCGCATTCCTTCGTGCCGCCGCCGGCGCCACCGCCTCGCTTCCCGTGATCACGCACCGCGCCTCCGCCCAGGCGAAGCCGACCATCAGCTACTGGAACGGGCTCACGGGCGCCGATGGCAAGGTCATGGACGAGCTGAACGACCAGTTCACCCGCGACACGGGCATTCGCATCGAGCAGCAGCGCATCCCGTGGGCGGATCTCTACGCCAAGCTCCAGGTGGCGGTCCCCTCCGGCCAGGGTCCCGACCTCGCCTTGATCCACACCATCGAGGTCCCGCATTTCGCCAGCGACAGCGTGCTGGAAGCGATCGACGAGGCGAGGGCCACCACCAAGGGATTCCGTGGCGAGGACTACCTTCCCTCGACGTGGCAGGGCGGCCTCTACCAGGGCAAGCGCTACGCGCTGCCTCTCGACGTCCCCCAGCATCTTCTCTACCTCAACGTCAAGGTCATGCGCGATGCTGGGCTCGTGGGTTCCGACGGCAAACCGAAGATCCCCGCGAGCCGCGTCGAGCTCCTGGCCATGGCCAAGCAGATCACCAAGGGCGACACCTTCGGGTTCTCCATCGGCACCGTGAACCCGGGGAAGTACACGTGGGGCTTCCAGAACCTCCTCTGGCAGAACGGCGCCAATGTCTACGCGTCCGATCTCAAGCGCTCGGCGCTGGCGGAGCCGGCGGCCATCGAGGTCGCCGAGTTCTGGGGCGCCATCCATGCCCAGCACAAGATCGCGCTGCCCGCCAATGCCAGTTGTCGGGACGCCTTCATCGCGGGCAAGCTCGGCATCTGGATCGCCGGCTCGTGGAACTTCACCGGTCTTCGCGAGGCCAAGGTCGACTTCGCGGTCAGTCCGGTGCCCAGACTCTTCAAGCAGCCGGTGGTCTGGTCGATGCCCCACCAGTTCACGTTCCCCAAACCCACGGCGGTCGATGCGGCCAAGCGCGAGGCGGCGTGGGCGTACATGCGCTGGATCAGCGATCACGTGGCGGAGTGGACGCTCAAGGCCGGCCAGGTCTCGGCCCTGCGGAAGCCGCATTCGGACCCACGCATCACGGGTGATCCGGTCCTCCGCACCCTGCTGGCCCAGGCGCCGAACTGGCAGGGCGGACAGCCGACTCCGAAGTGGGTGGCCGCCGAGAACCTCACGCGTCCCGTGATCGAGAGCGTCTACATCGGCCAGAAGCCGGCGGCCGCGGCCATGCAGGATCTGACCCGTCAGATCAACGCTTTACCCGATTAG